The Armatimonadota bacterium genomic sequence AGCGCCACGTTCCGGCGCGCGTAACGCGCCAGCACATCGGGGTGCGGATGGCCGTAGCGGTTGCCCTTCCCCACCGACAGCACCGCAACCTCGGGCCGCACCGCGTCCAGGAACGCCTCGCTGCTGCTCGTGCGGCTGCCCTGGTGCGGGACCTTCAGCACGCGGCTGCGGATTGCCTCTCCCATCACCACGAGTGCACCCTCCGCCACCTCCTCGACATCCCCGGCGAACAGGAACGCCACCTCGCCGTACACCAGACGCAGCACCACGGAGTTCTCGTTGGCGGCCGACCTTCCTCCGACGAAAGGCCGCAACGGCCACAGGACGTGCGCGGTGACGCCCCGACCCAGCTCCACGGTCATCCCACGTCTTGCGACCCGGTACGGAATGCGCCGCGACTCGACTTCCAGCAAGAAGTCGCGGTACACCGGCGTCGGGTGCGGGTAACCGGCGTCCAGCACCGCTCCCACCTCGAAGTTCTGGAGTACGGAGACAACTCCTCCCACGTGGTCGGCGTGCGGATGGCTGAGCACGACCAGATCGACCTGGCGGGCGCGGCGTCGCAGAAACGGCACCACCTGCCGCCCGTCCGGACCGCCGTCGATCAGGATCGTGCGGCCACCGGGTGCTTCCACCCAGATCGCGTCACCCTGGCCGACATCCAGGAACGTCACCTCCAACGTCGCGTCACGGCCCGGCAGCGCGTGCGACCACACGCAGCCGGCCACCACCAGCGCTGCGAAGACCACCGCTCTGTGAGGTCTCGGACCGCCGCGCAGCGCCCGCCCTGCCAGGGCCAGGCCCGCCACGGCGGCGGCGACCGCCCAGGGTGCGGGGCGCGGGACCGGAACGGTCGCGCCGGGCAGGCCGGAGACCAACATGGCGACGCGGACCAGGTAGGCGCACGCGGGCTCTGCGATCCAGGCCAGTGGCAGCGCCAGCGGCGCCCACACCGCGCCCACGACCCCGGCCGCGATACCCAGCGGCACAACCGCGGCCACGACCGGCAACGCCAGCAGGTTTCCGAGCAGCGCGTGCGGTTGGATCTGCTGGAAGTTCCACACCAAGATGGGCATCACGGCGAGGTTGGCGCCGGCCGTTGCGGCGACCGTCGTGCGGACCGAACCGGGCAGCCGCGCCAGCCGCTCTGCGATCGGAGGGGCGAGATGGATCAGCCCCCACGTCGCGGCGAACGACAGTTGGAACCCCAGGTCCCACAGCAGAGCCGGGTTGGCCACCAGCAGAACCGCGCCGGCCAGAGCGAGGCTCGTGTAGCCGTCACCCTCCCGCCGCCACCCGGATGCCGCCACCGCCAGCACCGCCATCGCGGACGCGCGCGCCATCGACGGCTCCCAGCCGCAGACGAGTGCGAACGCCAGTACGCCGGCCAGGGTCGCAGCACTTCGCACCCACCTGCGCATTCCGCGCAGCACCAGGTGTAGCGCGCCGGCGACGATCGCCAACTGCGCGCCCGACGCGACGAGCACGTGCAGCAGCCCGGCGTCGCGGAATGCGCGGTTCAGATCGGGGTCAGACAGCGGGATCCCGAGCACCAGGCCGGACAGCAGCGCGCCGTACGGCGGCGGGAGGACCTCTTCGTAGACCGATCGCAGAGCACGGCGGGCGGCCGCCGCCGCGCGCAAAACCGGGTATCCCGCAGCCGGCTCCACGATCTCGACGCGTTCGGCGTACAACCGCGCGCGGACCTTGTACCGTGCGAGCCTGCGGGCCGGATCGGGCTCACCGGGGTTGCGCGGCGCGGGCAGTTCGGCGACCCGACCGGTCGCG encodes the following:
- a CDS encoding DNA internalization-related competence protein ComEC/Rec2, giving the protein MRRPLVWASVALAAGIAGASYLSLPAWGIVGFGFAAAGVAAALVCRSTVAGSLALVVLAAAVGAALHAHAARPVGPDDAASLVGLRATVEGIVAATDERVVVHVERAREFPQVRRGRLQVVTRGGAEVRVGDRVRATGRVAELPAPRNPGEPDPARRLARYKVRARLYAERVEIVEPAAGYPVLRAAAAARRALRSVYEEVLPPPYGALLSGLVLGIPLSDPDLNRAFRDAGLLHVLVASGAQLAIVAGALHLVLRGMRRWVRSAATLAGVLAFALVCGWEPSMARASAMAVLAVAASGWRREGDGYTSLALAGAVLLVANPALLWDLGFQLSFAATWGLIHLAPPIAERLARLPGSVRTTVAATAGANLAVMPILVWNFQQIQPHALLGNLLALPVVAAVVPLGIAAGVVGAVWAPLALPLAWIAEPACAYLVRVAMLVSGLPGATVPVPRPAPWAVAAAVAGLALAGRALRGGPRPHRAVVFAALVVAGCVWSHALPGRDATLEVTFLDVGQGDAIWVEAPGGRTILIDGGPDGRQVVPFLRRRARQVDLVVLSHPHADHVGGVVSVLQNFEVGAVLDAGYPHPTPVYRDFLLEVESRRIPYRVARRGMTVELGRGVTAHVLWPLRPFVGGRSAANENSVVLRLVYGEVAFLFAGDVEEVAEGALVVMGEAIRSRVLKVPHQGSRTSSSEAFLDAVRPEVAVLSVGKGNRYGHPHPDVLARYARRNVALYRTDRDGAVAVTTDGRGVWVRTMRAR